The following coding sequences are from one Natrarchaeobaculum sulfurireducens window:
- a CDS encoding molybdopterin-dependent oxidoreductase yields MTDGSQSLDVDRRNFVKAGGIAALGTGIGGRSLVQPSQSAGDDSEGERESVKTICSHCAVGCGLKMVVENDALVGQEAWTDHPINQGGLCSKGASLTQTVNSERRLKEPMKKEDGEWVRLDWDEAMAEVADELTRVREEYGPDSTMWMGSAKIATEEAYLFRKLAAFYGTNNVDHQARICHSTTVAGLAATWGFGAMTQSVNDVANADANLIIGHNPAEAHPVMMRYVQEAKRNGGTVIVAEPRFSKTAAHADIFARFRPGTDIAFINGLLYHIVYTLEAHDEDFLESRVYDWERVKETIADYDLETVEDITWVPVETLEEVAEALVDADVSSVEWSMGSTQHTVGTQNIRSYAILNLALGHTGQPGGGNNPVRGHDNVQGATDMCILSHNLPGYYGLGQGAWEHWTNVWDQSPQTSGSITYDEMRERFESQELMEKNGLTVSRWFEGALDDDERKGELYQPEQVKALVVWGHSLNSLSEMKRVKEALENVEIVIGVDPFPGVHGALPEREDGIILLPAATNHESEGSVTDTSRSVQWRYQAVTPRHNSRQDFELLTDLADRLGFGEHFDYDSVEDVLREINLGVRSIGLIGQTPERIKAHMENSHVFDPETRQAEVTDDHDLAGEFWGLPWPCWHDEHPGTPILYRDDVHPEEGGHDFRANWGPEAPDGESMLRAPYEPDWWDGEVEGVPQYPAYTTVLPDPETPAAKTIPIEYALSEDRSVYDAAVALAEDGYDVDPEEFEAFDNPQPDAPTGRGRARAAVWDQPDEVPVHREPVETPRPDLIDEYPNYEKQEDFYRLDLDNRGHQEAFRDLAEEFPLILTSGRQVEHHGGGYETRNTVGTANRSPMMYAEMHPRVANEHALETGDWVWVHAEPGSMLVQAMVTERVNEEEIFMPFHWAGIFEGESYADRYPEGTEPLVIGDSVNIGTSVGYDVVTNMQATKTGLCRLEPAADADVPELPEAQQSYQRQRGYTR; encoded by the coding sequence ATGACTGATGGATCACAGTCACTCGACGTCGATCGTCGAAACTTCGTCAAAGCGGGTGGGATCGCTGCCCTCGGAACGGGGATCGGGGGACGATCACTGGTACAGCCGTCACAGTCGGCTGGCGACGACTCCGAAGGCGAACGGGAGTCAGTGAAGACGATCTGTTCACACTGTGCGGTCGGCTGTGGTCTGAAGATGGTCGTCGAGAACGATGCGCTCGTCGGCCAGGAGGCCTGGACAGACCATCCGATCAATCAGGGCGGGCTCTGTTCGAAGGGGGCGAGTCTGACACAGACTGTCAACTCCGAGCGTCGGCTGAAAGAGCCGATGAAGAAAGAAGATGGCGAGTGGGTTCGTCTCGACTGGGACGAGGCGATGGCCGAGGTCGCCGACGAACTGACGCGCGTCCGTGAGGAGTACGGCCCCGACAGCACGATGTGGATGGGATCGGCCAAAATCGCCACCGAAGAGGCGTACCTGTTCCGAAAACTGGCGGCGTTTTACGGCACGAACAACGTCGACCACCAGGCCCGGATCTGTCACTCGACGACCGTTGCCGGTCTGGCCGCGACGTGGGGCTTCGGTGCGATGACACAGTCGGTCAACGACGTCGCGAACGCCGACGCGAACCTCATCATCGGACACAACCCCGCGGAAGCACACCCGGTGATGATGCGATACGTACAGGAGGCAAAACGAAACGGCGGAACCGTCATCGTCGCCGAACCGCGTTTCTCGAAAACGGCCGCCCACGCCGACATCTTCGCCCGGTTCCGGCCGGGAACGGACATCGCCTTCATCAACGGCCTCCTGTATCACATCGTCTACACCCTCGAGGCCCACGACGAGGACTTCCTCGAGTCCCGAGTTTACGACTGGGAACGAGTCAAGGAGACCATCGCCGACTACGACCTCGAGACGGTCGAAGACATCACCTGGGTACCGGTCGAGACACTCGAGGAGGTCGCCGAGGCGCTGGTCGACGCCGACGTGAGTTCCGTCGAGTGGTCGATGGGGTCGACCCAGCACACCGTCGGAACGCAGAACATCCGATCGTACGCGATCCTCAACCTGGCGCTCGGCCACACCGGACAGCCGGGTGGCGGGAACAACCCCGTCCGCGGGCACGACAACGTCCAGGGGGCGACGGACATGTGCATCCTCTCGCACAACCTGCCCGGCTACTACGGCCTCGGTCAGGGGGCGTGGGAACACTGGACGAACGTCTGGGACCAGTCACCGCAGACGAGCGGCTCGATCACGTACGACGAGATGCGTGAGCGCTTCGAGTCCCAGGAGCTGATGGAGAAAAACGGGCTGACGGTGAGTCGCTGGTTCGAGGGCGCACTCGACGACGACGAGCGCAAAGGCGAACTGTACCAGCCCGAACAGGTGAAAGCCCTCGTCGTCTGGGGCCACTCGCTGAACTCTCTGAGCGAGATGAAGCGGGTCAAGGAAGCGCTCGAGAACGTCGAGATCGTGATCGGCGTCGACCCGTTCCCAGGGGTCCACGGGGCGCTGCCGGAACGCGAGGACGGCATCATCCTGCTGCCGGCGGCGACGAACCACGAGAGCGAGGGGAGCGTCACGGATACGAGTCGGTCGGTCCAGTGGCGTTATCAGGCGGTCACGCCGCGACACAACTCGCGCCAGGACTTCGAGCTGTTGACGGACCTCGCAGACCGCCTTGGCTTCGGTGAGCACTTCGACTACGACTCGGTCGAGGACGTCCTCCGCGAGATCAACCTCGGGGTGCGCTCGATCGGGCTGATCGGGCAGACACCGGAGCGGATCAAAGCCCACATGGAGAACAGCCACGTCTTCGATCCGGAGACGAGACAGGCGGAGGTGACGGACGACCACGACCTCGCCGGCGAGTTCTGGGGGCTGCCGTGGCCGTGCTGGCACGACGAGCACCCCGGAACGCCGATCCTCTACCGGGACGACGTCCATCCCGAGGAGGGTGGCCACGACTTCCGGGCGAACTGGGGGCCGGAAGCCCCCGACGGCGAGTCGATGTTGCGTGCCCCCTACGAGCCCGACTGGTGGGACGGCGAAGTCGAAGGCGTCCCGCAGTACCCGGCGTACACCACCGTGTTACCCGATCCGGAGACGCCTGCCGCGAAGACGATCCCGATCGAGTACGCCCTCAGCGAGGACCGCTCGGTATACGACGCCGCGGTCGCACTCGCCGAGGACGGCTACGACGTCGATCCCGAGGAGTTCGAGGCCTTCGACAACCCACAACCCGACGCCCCGACCGGGCGCGGCCGGGCTCGAGCGGCCGTCTGGGACCAGCCGGACGAGGTGCCGGTCCACCGCGAACCCGTCGAGACGCCCCGGCCGGATCTGATCGACGAGTATCCGAACTACGAGAAACAGGAGGACTTCTACCGACTCGACCTCGACAACCGTGGTCACCAGGAGGCGTTCCGGGACTTGGCCGAGGAGTTCCCGCTGATCCTGACGAGCGGTCGACAGGTCGAACATCACGGCGGCGGCTACGAGACGCGAAACACCGTCGGGACGGCCAACCGGTCGCCCATGATGTACGCCGAGATGCACCCCAGGGTCGCCAACGAACACGCCCTCGAGACGGGTGACTGGGTCTGGGTCCACGCCGAACCGGGCTCGATGCTCGTCCAGGCGATGGTCACCGAGCGGGTCAACGAAGAAGAGATCTTCATGCCGTTTCACTGGGCGGGGATCTTCGAGGGTGAATCGTACGCCGACCGCTACCCCGAGGGGACCGAGCCACTGGTGATCGGCGATTCGGTGAACATCGGGACCTCCGTCGGCTACGACGTCGTCACGAACATGCAGGCGACGAAGACCGGCCTCTGCCGGCTCGAGCCGGCTGCTGACGCTGACGTTCCCGAACTGCCCGAGGCACAGCAATCCTACCAGCGACAGCGCGGCTACACGAGGTGA
- the mobA gene encoding molybdenum cofactor guanylyltransferase, protein MSSSSPLAGLVVAGGYSRRFGTTDKAVARLAGTPMIRLAVDRLWSVVDELVVNCRAEQVPTIRAALEGVEPCRFAVDPVPDRGPVAGIRTGLESVDHAYTAVVACDTPFLDPSLLERLAGLAGGVDGAIVRCAAGHVQPMGAVYRTEAMRRACIDALIHGEPSVVSAIGSLDLETVDEDELDRTALRTFESIDTPRALEAVTIEP, encoded by the coding sequence GTGTCGTCTTCCAGCCCGCTCGCAGGATTAGTCGTCGCTGGTGGCTACTCGAGACGATTCGGGACGACCGATAAAGCTGTCGCGAGACTCGCTGGGACACCGATGATCCGGCTGGCTGTCGACCGGCTCTGGTCGGTCGTCGACGAACTCGTCGTCAACTGTCGAGCTGAACAGGTTCCGACGATTCGGGCGGCGCTCGAAGGGGTCGAGCCGTGTCGATTCGCCGTCGATCCCGTTCCCGATCGCGGCCCCGTCGCCGGCATCCGGACCGGACTCGAAAGCGTCGACCACGCATACACTGCGGTCGTTGCCTGTGATACGCCGTTTCTCGATCCATCGCTGCTCGAGCGACTGGCGGGGCTGGCTGGCGGTGTCGATGGCGCGATCGTTCGATGTGCTGCGGGCCACGTCCAGCCAATGGGTGCCGTCTACCGGACCGAGGCGATGCGCCGTGCCTGTATCGATGCGCTCATCCATGGGGAACCGAGCGTCGTCTCGGCGATCGGCTCGCTCGACCTCGAGACCGTCGACGAGGATGAACTCGACCGGACCGCCCTGCGGACGTTCGAGAGCATCGACACGCCAAGGGCGCTCGAGGCTGTGACGATCGAGCCCTGA
- a CDS encoding beta-ribofuranosylaminobenzene 5'-phosphate synthase family protein, producing the protein MPSATVTTGGRLHVGFQNLSLARRRIYGGIGIGLEEPRVSVVAEPARAVESVDPLAKTYAKRAVEALEVPGVSITVDEQLPRHVGLGSGTQLALAVLAATARVHGLDAPVRTHAPAMGRGGRSGIGVATFEAGGFVVDAGHPTNRFTTEPPAEGDWTVPPAVARHDLPDDWRFLVVVPEAEPGRCGENEDASMRAVVERADPAVADEIAGIVTRKLLPAAAEGRLEAFGEAITEIGRKNGTWYTDVQGGVFRPPAGVLVEALEACPVLSGVGQSSWGPVVYGVTNRRHAADARVAAVDALEDHDLEGRIIVTTAATSGATITVDGKE; encoded by the coding sequence GTGCCGAGCGCGACTGTCACCACCGGCGGACGACTGCACGTCGGCTTTCAGAACCTTTCGCTGGCCCGAAGGCGCATCTACGGCGGAATCGGGATCGGCCTCGAGGAGCCACGCGTCTCCGTCGTTGCCGAACCCGCGAGGGCAGTCGAGTCTGTTGATCCGCTGGCCAAAACCTACGCGAAGCGTGCCGTCGAGGCGCTCGAGGTTCCCGGCGTCTCGATCACGGTCGACGAGCAACTCCCTCGACACGTTGGTCTCGGAAGCGGCACCCAGCTCGCGCTGGCAGTGCTCGCAGCGACCGCACGGGTCCATGGACTCGACGCGCCGGTTCGAACGCACGCACCGGCGATGGGCCGCGGCGGCCGCAGCGGGATCGGCGTCGCGACGTTCGAGGCCGGCGGCTTCGTCGTCGACGCGGGCCACCCCACGAACCGGTTTACGACCGAGCCGCCGGCGGAAGGCGACTGGACGGTTCCGCCGGCCGTCGCCCGTCACGACCTTCCCGACGACTGGCGATTTCTCGTCGTCGTGCCCGAGGCCGAGCCGGGCCGTTGCGGCGAGAACGAGGACGCGAGCATGCGTGCGGTCGTCGAACGAGCCGATCCCGCAGTCGCCGACGAAATCGCCGGCATCGTCACGCGAAAACTGCTCCCCGCGGCTGCCGAGGGGCGACTCGAGGCCTTCGGCGAAGCGATCACCGAGATCGGCCGGAAGAACGGAACCTGGTACACCGACGTCCAGGGTGGCGTCTTTCGGCCGCCCGCAGGCGTTCTCGTCGAGGCGCTCGAGGCCTGTCCCGTCCTTTCCGGCGTCGGCCAGTCGTCGTGGGGACCGGTCGTCTACGGCGTCACGAACCGTCGCCATGCCGCGGATGCACGAGTCGCCGCAGTCGACGCGCTCGAGGACCACGACCTCGAGGGCCGGATCATCGTGACGACGGCCGCGACGAGCGGTGCGACGATCACGGTCGACGGCAAGGAGTGA
- a CDS encoding RAD55 family ATPase, whose translation MERMPLGVSRLDGMVGGGAPAGSVVLLAGESGAGAREFCYTSAVMNGLAATDHELFDLHYGELESEAVLPDRIHYLSFTDERRAVTNEMSIVMDGELVRGGMADVEFVELADEYFRLTPVPSEWYVDGPTTIADLDTNASRSNVLEALASYLNEHAAGNLVVVDSLTDLVAVADDRLEWSDLTVLLKGLARASHRWGGVILLLVNSEVLSPTQLGRLKEATDGTFRFEWESGGSERARTLVVEQFRGVLSRLEDENIVQFETEIHDSGFDISNVRKIR comes from the coding sequence ATGGAGCGGATGCCTCTCGGGGTCTCTCGACTCGACGGGATGGTCGGTGGCGGCGCGCCTGCCGGAAGCGTCGTCTTGCTCGCCGGCGAGTCGGGTGCTGGTGCTCGAGAGTTCTGTTATACGAGCGCCGTCATGAACGGCCTCGCCGCGACCGACCACGAACTGTTCGACCTCCACTACGGCGAACTCGAGTCAGAAGCGGTGCTTCCCGACCGAATCCACTATCTCTCGTTTACCGACGAGCGCCGGGCTGTGACGAACGAGATGTCGATCGTCATGGACGGCGAACTCGTCCGCGGCGGGATGGCCGACGTCGAGTTCGTCGAACTGGCCGACGAGTACTTTCGACTGACGCCGGTGCCGAGTGAGTGGTACGTCGACGGGCCGACGACCATCGCCGACCTGGACACCAATGCCAGCCGAAGCAACGTTCTGGAGGCGCTTGCGTCGTATCTGAACGAACACGCCGCCGGCAACCTCGTCGTCGTCGATTCACTGACCGACCTGGTCGCCGTCGCCGACGACCGGCTCGAGTGGTCCGACCTGACAGTGCTGTTGAAAGGGCTCGCACGCGCCTCTCATCGCTGGGGTGGCGTGATCCTCTTGCTCGTGAACTCGGAGGTCCTCTCGCCGACCCAGCTCGGTCGGCTCAAAGAAGCCACCGACGGGACGTTCCGCTTCGAGTGGGAAAGCGGCGGGTCAGAACGCGCCCGCACGCTCGTCGTCGAACAGTTCCGTGGCGTCCTCTCGCGGCTCGAAGACGAGAACATCGTTCAGTTCGAAACCGAGATCCACGACAGCGGCTTCGACATCAGCAACGTCCGCAAGATCCGGTAG
- a CDS encoding transcription factor S: MQFCDECGSMMKADGDRMVCASDDCGASIERDREREDAFVTTEAQTNADVIESSEDANFEGKPKSTDVVCDECGTQEAWYTLKQTASADEPPTRFFKCTDCGHRWREYN, encoded by the coding sequence ATGCAATTTTGCGACGAGTGCGGCTCGATGATGAAAGCCGACGGTGATCGAATGGTCTGTGCGAGCGACGACTGCGGTGCCTCGATCGAACGGGACCGAGAGCGTGAGGACGCCTTCGTCACGACGGAGGCCCAGACCAACGCCGACGTGATCGAATCGAGCGAGGACGCGAACTTCGAGGGGAAACCGAAGTCGACCGACGTGGTCTGTGATGAGTGTGGCACCCAGGAGGCGTGGTATACGCTCAAGCAGACGGCCTCGGCCGACGAACCGCCGACGCGGTTTTTCAAGTGCACCGACTGTGGCCACCGCTGGCGGGAGTACAACTGA
- the dinB gene encoding DNA polymerase IV, with translation MGDASRLPGVECEDDDERIVLHVDADCFYASCERLRESALRGEPVVVGMGYEPGETIGAVATASYEAREFGVESAQAISSALERLPRRAALEPDADDYDPELTREETGFYRPVDMGYYESVASEVSEILHDCADVLREVSIDEAYLDVTERTAWEVAGGFARHVKDRIRREVGVTVSVGVAPTMSTAKIASDFDKPDGLTVVEPGEIRSFLEPLDVDLLHGVGPVTARALRGMGLETAGDVAAADPEPLVDRFGERGRELYDRARGDDDRRVEPKGEPKSFSRESAFTEPVSEPEPKYELIETLAAAVADRARREGALYRTVGVKAVFPPYDVNTRERSLPGPVDDPALVEEIARELFEEFDTDAVRKLGVRVANLEFVAADQASLDSWEAESASVESAVGGPEDDPKTDDNGTDCSSGQASLTDFS, from the coding sequence ATGGGCGACGCGTCGCGCTTGCCGGGGGTCGAATGCGAGGACGACGATGAGCGGATCGTCCTCCACGTCGACGCGGACTGCTTTTATGCCTCCTGCGAACGGCTTCGCGAGTCAGCGCTGCGCGGTGAACCCGTCGTCGTCGGCATGGGCTACGAACCCGGCGAAACCATCGGTGCCGTCGCCACCGCGAGTTACGAAGCCCGCGAGTTCGGTGTCGAAAGCGCCCAGGCGATCTCCAGTGCGCTCGAGCGACTCCCCAGACGAGCGGCGCTCGAGCCCGACGCCGACGACTACGATCCCGAGCTAACGCGCGAGGAGACCGGCTTCTACCGGCCGGTGGACATGGGTTACTACGAGTCGGTCGCCAGCGAGGTCAGCGAGATTCTCCACGACTGTGCCGACGTCCTCCGCGAGGTAAGCATCGATGAGGCCTACCTCGACGTCACCGAACGCACGGCCTGGGAGGTCGCCGGCGGCTTCGCCCGCCACGTCAAAGATCGCATCCGCCGCGAGGTGGGCGTCACGGTCAGCGTCGGCGTTGCCCCGACGATGAGCACCGCCAAGATCGCCAGCGATTTCGACAAACCCGACGGGCTGACCGTCGTCGAGCCCGGCGAGATCCGATCGTTCCTCGAGCCGCTCGACGTCGACCTCCTCCACGGCGTCGGCCCCGTCACCGCCAGAGCACTCCGCGGGATGGGCCTCGAGACGGCGGGCGACGTGGCCGCGGCCGATCCGGAGCCGCTGGTCGACCGCTTCGGCGAGCGCGGCCGGGAGCTATACGACCGCGCTCGAGGCGACGACGATCGCCGCGTCGAACCGAAAGGCGAGCCAAAGAGCTTCTCCCGTGAATCAGCGTTCACAGAGCCAGTCAGCGAGCCGGAGCCGAAGTACGAGTTGATCGAGACGCTCGCGGCGGCCGTCGCCGACCGCGCCCGCCGTGAGGGTGCGCTCTACCGGACCGTCGGGGTCAAGGCGGTCTTTCCGCCGTACGACGTCAACACGCGTGAACGGTCCCTTCCTGGGCCGGTCGACGATCCGGCGCTCGTCGAGGAGATCGCTCGAGAGCTCTTCGAGGAGTTCGACACCGACGCCGTGCGTAAACTCGGCGTCCGGGTGGCGAACCTCGAGTTTGTGGCCGCGGACCAGGCCAGTCTCGATAGCTGGGAAGCGGAGTCTGCGTCCGTCGAATCGGCCGTCGGCGGGCCGGAAGACGACCCCAAAACCGACGACAACGGAACCGACTGCTCGAGCGGTCAGGCGTCGCTCACCGACTTCTCCTGA
- a CDS encoding molecular chaperone DnaJ codes for MPLLWSSLLVYLTGLIHFGLENESGVRSVLEPLVAAGIAPDQLLTVLTSSRYGIQTPTSYVVGVEPVAPPLDPLEWYLALAGIVAGAVVIVGLTRGTWRSEPLGPITIDETIVLALALGLSTWLLGGPLLAGAILMPFLFGVIVHHTRRRPGWTPSYLYVVPTMAPLAGLAVDYVGYTTLALELLAFVVLPLAGGLALPLRAAIRKQFGR; via the coding sequence ATGCCGTTACTCTGGAGTTCGTTGCTGGTCTATCTCACCGGCCTCATCCACTTCGGACTCGAAAACGAGTCCGGGGTCCGGTCGGTGTTGGAACCGCTGGTCGCAGCCGGAATCGCACCGGATCAACTCCTGACAGTGCTCACGAGCAGTCGCTACGGGATCCAGACGCCGACCAGTTACGTCGTCGGAGTCGAGCCGGTCGCACCGCCGCTCGACCCTCTCGAGTGGTACCTCGCGCTTGCCGGTATCGTCGCTGGCGCGGTAGTGATCGTGGGACTCACTCGAGGTACGTGGCGGTCTGAGCCACTGGGTCCGATCACGATCGACGAGACGATCGTGCTCGCGCTCGCGCTGGGACTTTCGACCTGGCTGCTCGGCGGCCCGTTGCTCGCCGGAGCCATCCTCATGCCGTTTCTCTTCGGCGTGATCGTCCACCACACTCGACGCAGACCCGGCTGGACGCCGTCGTATCTCTACGTCGTTCCGACGATGGCCCCACTCGCCGGGCTCGCGGTTGACTACGTGGGATACACGACGCTTGCACTCGAGTTGCTCGCGTTCGTCGTCTTGCCGCTCGCCGGCGGGCTCGCGTTGCCGTTGCGGGCAGCGATCAGGAAGCAGTTCGGTCGGTGA
- a CDS encoding uracil-DNA glycosylase family protein has product MKNVTDRMTNPFGLRPPFDRSAAGDRAAVFGYGDANADFHVVGDHPGVHGGKRTGVPFTETAAGRAIQTVLRDVGFASGPADEPTLENCFLSYVHPCSLPNGHEPTPEDYETLERFFDAELRAINAHILLPVGERATDHLLREYTTQRHRFDASLDLSSLHAEEIRGRGFLVVPIRDPSEWDAADHEGIVSRLESILGRDYRQTKGVATMVG; this is encoded by the coding sequence GTGAAAAACGTCACCGACAGGATGACCAATCCGTTCGGACTCAGACCGCCGTTCGACCGGAGCGCCGCGGGCGACCGGGCGGCCGTCTTCGGTTACGGTGACGCCAACGCTGATTTCCACGTCGTCGGCGACCATCCGGGCGTCCACGGCGGCAAGCGAACCGGCGTCCCGTTCACCGAAACCGCGGCTGGACGTGCGATTCAGACGGTCCTTCGGGATGTCGGCTTCGCCAGCGGCCCAGCCGACGAGCCGACACTCGAGAACTGTTTTCTGAGCTACGTTCACCCGTGTTCCCTGCCGAACGGCCACGAGCCGACCCCGGAGGACTACGAGACGCTCGAGCGCTTTTTCGACGCGGAGCTTCGGGCGATCAATGCACACATCCTGCTTCCTGTCGGCGAACGGGCCACGGATCACTTGCTTCGTGAATATACGACTCAGCGCCACCGATTCGATGCGTCCCTCGATCTGTCGTCGTTGCACGCCGAGGAGATCCGCGGCCGCGGCTTCCTCGTCGTCCCCATCAGGGACCCGTCCGAGTGGGACGCGGCCGATCACGAAGGCATCGTCTCACGGCTCGAGTCGATTCTCGGGCGCGATTACCGTCAGACCAAAGGCGTCGCGACGATGGTCGGCTAG
- a CDS encoding helix-turn-helix domain-containing protein: MSVIATVAVPAASFPLGSIVDPDADDTVTVETTVPTSEGIIPYLWVPSSISSSVVDTLESNSSVASVTTVDELDDSVLLKLEWDGRVNGLFEAIRRHEAIVISAVGTADRWTLRARFPTSADLSAFYSECLERDVPIELVQLHEAVSPALERRFGLTRPQRDLIVEAYELGYFDVPRTTTLVELGDRLDVSDSAVSQRLRRGLTTLIESTLTLETASVTDPDASESATGTDR, from the coding sequence ATGAGCGTCATCGCGACCGTTGCAGTGCCAGCGGCGTCGTTTCCGCTGGGCTCGATCGTCGACCCGGACGCCGACGACACCGTCACCGTCGAGACTACCGTCCCCACGAGCGAAGGAATCATCCCCTATTTATGGGTTCCTTCATCGATCTCCAGCTCGGTCGTCGACACCCTCGAGAGCAACTCGAGCGTCGCGTCCGTAACCACCGTCGACGAGCTAGACGACAGCGTTCTGCTGAAACTCGAGTGGGACGGCCGTGTCAACGGTCTGTTCGAGGCGATCCGCCGACACGAAGCGATCGTCATCAGTGCCGTGGGAACCGCCGATCGGTGGACGCTTCGAGCCCGATTCCCGACGTCAGCGGACCTCTCTGCGTTCTATTCGGAGTGTCTCGAGCGTGACGTCCCGATCGAACTCGTTCAGTTGCACGAAGCCGTCAGCCCGGCACTCGAGCGTCGGTTTGGACTGACGCGCCCACAGCGTGATCTCATCGTCGAGGCGTACGAACTCGGCTACTTCGACGTTCCCCGAACGACGACCCTCGTCGAACTCGGTGATCGACTCGACGTCTCCGATTCCGCGGTTTCCCAGCGGTTACGACGCGGGCTGACGACGTTGATCGAGTCGACGCTCACACTCGAGACCGCGTCGGTGACCGACCCGGACGCCTCGGAAAGTGCCACCGGAACCGATCGGTGA
- a CDS encoding CopG family ribbon-helix-helix protein: protein MRTSLNVPEAMLEEFDRTWQAEGLDSRSRALREAIQEYVESHHRLEESRGTVAATVVFDYVHDEVIEDLHEIQHEFQDQIDTTCHVHHGEWCLETIFCDGEASEIRSLVYRLKDFDAVGRVSVMLLRSDSD from the coding sequence ATGCGAACCAGTCTGAACGTCCCGGAGGCGATGCTCGAGGAGTTCGACCGGACCTGGCAGGCCGAGGGCCTCGACTCTCGGTCCCGCGCACTCCGCGAGGCGATCCAGGAATACGTCGAGTCGCATCACCGACTCGAGGAGTCCCGCGGTACCGTCGCCGCGACGGTCGTCTTCGATTACGTCCACGACGAGGTCATCGAGGACCTCCACGAGATCCAACACGAGTTTCAGGACCAGATCGATACGACCTGTCACGTCCACCACGGGGAGTGGTGTCTCGAGACCATCTTCTGTGACGGCGAGGCGTCGGAGATTCGTTCGCTCGTCTATCGGTTGAAAGACTTCGACGCCGTCGGTCGAGTGTCCGTCATGCTCTTGCGGTCAGACAGCGACTAG
- a CDS encoding COX15/CtaA family protein — protein sequence MSSDSHNRPTLRSLIDRFGFPHLLATTLVLVAATILLGVAAKATGSGLACEANWPQCDAGPYNLLPANLPSFYEWVHRFVAMFAGFAIIGSALAAWRLEDIDNRVASLVVLGMILTPIQVYLGGQTVLQYEMEILSLHFWTAILIFAMFVVATVLVWQSSLTAGSVTTALAVGLVSLPLHVALSPTDLGVVTSYSPTVQLFQYGVTLSLLGALIVATMVGRWHFDDRGLLGLIYGSTGLALAVAYLGRQAVMANSMLLDRLYLVLAGALILALAVGIARSRR from the coding sequence GTGTCGTCCGACAGTCACAACCGCCCGACACTCCGATCGCTGATCGACCGGTTCGGCTTCCCACACCTGCTTGCGACGACGCTGGTGCTCGTCGCCGCGACTATCCTCCTTGGTGTCGCTGCGAAGGCGACGGGCTCCGGACTTGCCTGTGAGGCAAACTGGCCGCAGTGTGATGCCGGCCCGTACAACCTGCTCCCGGCGAATCTCCCGAGTTTCTACGAGTGGGTCCACCGATTCGTCGCGATGTTCGCCGGCTTCGCGATCATCGGCTCCGCGCTGGCCGCCTGGAGGCTCGAGGATATCGACAACCGGGTCGCCTCGCTCGTCGTCTTGGGGATGATTCTGACGCCGATCCAGGTCTACCTGGGTGGCCAGACTGTCCTGCAGTACGAGATGGAGATCCTCTCGTTACACTTCTGGACGGCGATCCTGATCTTCGCGATGTTCGTCGTTGCCACCGTCCTCGTCTGGCAGTCGTCGCTGACGGCTGGGTCGGTCACCACGGCGCTTGCGGTCGGCCTCGTCTCGCTGCCGCTGCACGTCGCACTCAGTCCCACCGATCTGGGAGTCGTCACTAGCTACTCACCGACCGTCCAGCTCTTCCAGTACGGCGTGACGCTCTCGCTGCTCGGCGCGCTCATCGTCGCGACGATGGTCGGCCGATGGCACTTCGACGACCGGGGGCTGCTGGGGCTCATCTACGGCTCCACCGGGCTCGCTCTCGCCGTTGCCTACCTCGGGCGACAGGCTGTGATGGCCAACAGCATGCTACTCGACCGGCTGTATCTCGTGCTCGCGGGCGCGCTGATCCTGGCCCTTGCCGTCGGAATCGCCCGCAGCCGACGCTAA